In one Thioclava sp. ES.031 genomic region, the following are encoded:
- a CDS encoding DUF1328 domain-containing protein, whose product MLGWALTFLVIALIAAALGFGGIAGASAGIAQILFVVFLILFVVAMVARAVKGKPPV is encoded by the coding sequence ATGCTTGGTTGGGCACTGACTTTTCTCGTTATTGCGCTGATTGCCGCGGCGCTCGGTTTTGGCGGCATCGCAGGCGCATCTGCCGGGATCGCACAGATCCTCTTCGTGGTCTTCCTGATCCTGTTCGTGGTGGCCATGGTCGCCCGGGCGGTAAAAGGCAAACCGCCGGTGTAA
- a CDS encoding PLD nuclease N-terminal domain-containing protein, translated as MEMNMTGLGGFWGIVLLALDIWALVSIIGSNSSTGKKVLWALLVFFLPLIGFLIWLVAGPRAAK; from the coding sequence ATGGAAATGAATATGACTGGCCTTGGCGGCTTCTGGGGTATCGTATTGCTCGCACTCGATATCTGGGCGCTGGTTTCGATCATCGGGTCGAATTCCAGCACCGGAAAGAAAGTGCTCTGGGCGCTTCTGGTCTTCTTCCTGCCGCTGATCGGCTTCCTGATCTGGCTGGTGGCGGGGCCGCGCGCGGCGAAATGA
- a CDS encoding YihY/virulence factor BrkB family protein, with the protein MRETAKFAVSLFGRLFQSNITLVSAGVAFYSMLAIFPGISATIALWSAFADPTVIRTYLNVADDFIPPEAYALINDQIQNWLIGPRATIGLGVVISAAVTLFSARAGVAALVLSLNVIHGTRPRATIWSFIMGYLMTIALVGVMLAAMATVVVVPVVINFLPFHEYSKILLSGLPWGAMLLLMLTALGILYRYGPNTEGKRDPILTLGAVLATALWGLSSIGLTYYLSNFGNYNKIYGSIGAVIALLVWLYLSAFSVLMGAALNAELTAFRKRRAQENLRNAIDGDEEAEGEKVSSS; encoded by the coding sequence GTGAGAGAAACGGCGAAATTCGCGGTCAGCCTGTTCGGGCGGCTGTTCCAATCGAATATCACCCTCGTGTCGGCGGGGGTCGCCTTTTATTCCATGCTCGCGATCTTCCCCGGCATCTCCGCGACCATCGCGCTCTGGAGCGCGTTTGCCGACCCGACCGTGATCCGCACCTATCTCAACGTGGCCGATGATTTCATCCCGCCCGAAGCCTATGCGCTGATCAACGACCAGATCCAGAATTGGCTGATCGGGCCACGCGCGACCATCGGGCTGGGCGTCGTGATCTCCGCCGCCGTGACCCTGTTCTCGGCCCGCGCGGGCGTCGCGGCGCTGGTGCTCAGCCTCAACGTGATCCACGGCACCCGGCCCCGCGCGACGATCTGGAGCTTCATCATGGGCTACCTGATGACCATCGCGCTGGTCGGCGTGATGCTGGCCGCGATGGCGACGGTGGTCGTCGTGCCCGTCGTCATCAACTTCCTGCCCTTCCACGAATATTCCAAGATCCTGCTCTCGGGGCTGCCCTGGGGCGCGATGCTTTTGCTGATGCTGACCGCGCTCGGCATCCTCTATCGCTACGGGCCCAATACCGAGGGCAAGCGCGACCCAATCCTGACGCTCGGCGCGGTGCTGGCGACGGCGCTCTGGGGGCTCAGCTCGATCGGGCTGACCTACTACCTGTCGAATTTCGGCAATTACAACAAGATCTACGGCTCGATCGGGGCGGTGATCGCGCTTCTCGTCTGGCTCTATCTCAGCGCCTTTTCGGTGCTGATGGGAGCCGCGCTGAACGCCGAGCTCACCGCCTTCCGAAAGCGCCGCGCGCAGGAGAATTTGCGCAACGCGATAGACGGAGACGAAGAGGCCGAGGGCGAGAAAGTCTCATCCTCATAA
- a CDS encoding CerR family C-terminal domain-containing protein, producing MTQTQTPARDGTARALIEAGMRLFGTKGFVATSTRELAEAAGANVAAISYHFQGKEGLRRACALEFVHRMEEVMRPLGPPEALSPEAAEAELKALMEAMISRILTQPDAASMIGFVMREVTEGGETLDILYDRLIAVAHGRLLGLWARASGTSEDDPESALRVFAMIGQVLYFRLGAEVVRRKMGWSEIGAAEAAQISRVVAGNLDAMLAQARAGTAPGA from the coding sequence ATGACCCAGACACAGACGCCCGCCCGCGATGGCACCGCGCGCGCCCTGATCGAAGCCGGGATGCGCCTGTTCGGGACGAAAGGGTTCGTGGCCACCTCGACGCGGGAACTGGCCGAGGCTGCAGGCGCGAATGTCGCCGCGATATCCTACCATTTCCAAGGCAAGGAAGGGCTGCGCCGCGCCTGTGCGCTGGAATTCGTGCACCGCATGGAAGAGGTGATGCGGCCGCTCGGCCCCCCGGAGGCGCTGTCGCCCGAGGCGGCGGAGGCGGAGCTCAAGGCGCTGATGGAGGCGATGATCTCGCGGATCCTTACGCAGCCGGATGCGGCCTCGATGATCGGCTTCGTGATGCGCGAAGTGACCGAAGGCGGCGAGACGCTCGATATTCTCTATGACCGGCTGATCGCGGTGGCGCATGGGCGGCTGCTGGGGCTTTGGGCGCGGGCGAGCGGGACCTCGGAGGACGATCCGGAGAGCGCGCTGCGGGTTTTCGCGATGATCGGGCAGGTGCTTTATTTCCGGCTCGGTGCGGAGGTCGTGCGCCGGAAGATGGGCTGGTCTGAAATCGGCGCGGCGGAGGCTGCGCAGATTTCCCGGGTCGTCGCGGGCAATCTCGATGCGATGCTGGCGCAGGCGCGCGCGGGGACGGCTCCCGGCGCATGA
- a CDS encoding MipA/OmpV family protein codes for MAKVIRHLSASAAIAVAAVCTAASAQAESGVTFTIGGGARYAPSYFGADHYDTNPTAKVKLNSFTLQGMRFGSDDPNYEKLGPNVHGSFRLVRGRNSSDYSEIAGLDDVTTSLELGLGLGYQAPQWGAFADMRYGVVGHNAVVAEIGADWKPIKTDNFKLSIGPRVFYGSSLYNRTYFGISPSESTASGLAAYSPDGGLVSTGLELSATYQLGNDWAVEGKLNYDRLQGDAADSPIVQQGSREQSSVSLMLTRRVSFPF; via the coding sequence ATGGCAAAAGTCATCCGCCACCTTTCCGCAAGCGCCGCCATCGCGGTCGCTGCTGTCTGCACCGCGGCAAGCGCGCAGGCAGAAAGTGGCGTGACGTTCACCATCGGTGGGGGCGCGCGCTATGCGCCGTCCTATTTCGGCGCGGATCATTACGACACCAACCCGACCGCGAAGGTGAAGCTCAACAGCTTCACGCTTCAGGGGATGCGCTTCGGCTCGGACGATCCGAATTACGAAAAGCTCGGCCCGAACGTGCATGGCTCCTTCCGCCTCGTCCGGGGGCGCAATTCCAGCGATTATTCGGAGATCGCGGGTCTCGACGATGTCACCACCTCGCTCGAACTGGGTCTCGGGCTTGGCTATCAGGCGCCGCAATGGGGCGCTTTTGCCGATATGCGCTACGGCGTGGTCGGGCATAACGCCGTGGTCGCCGAAATCGGCGCCGATTGGAAACCGATCAAGACCGACAATTTCAAGCTGAGCATCGGGCCGCGCGTCTTCTATGGCTCGAGCCTCTACAACCGCACCTATTTCGGCATCAGCCCGTCGGAATCCACGGCAAGCGGTCTGGCGGCCTATTCGCCCGACGGCGGCCTCGTCTCGACCGGTCTGGAACTGTCGGCGACCTATCAGCTCGGCAATGACTGGGCGGTCGAGGGCAAGCTGAACTACGATCGCCTGCAGGGCGATGCGGCGGACAGCCCGATCGTGCAGCAAGGCTCGCGCGAGCAAAGCTCGGTCTCGCTGATGCTGACCCGCCGGGTGAGCTTCCCGTTCTGA
- a CDS encoding translocation/assembly module TamB domain-containing protein — MKRFAILLAFCLTPLVATAQDSAPQTADGAGAATEEQTQRDRSYLTGLIEDNLSGAGRTVRLDGFSGALSSRATFDQLTISDKDGAWITIKDGALQWNRSALLTGKIEIDELSAAEIDLPRLPTSEGGSTAPSPEAKPFQLPDLPVSVKIGKIDAKKVILGEPILGQEATVKVTGSMSLAGGEGNAKLDITRTDTKKGKFSLTASYDNGTRDLGLDLLVDEGKNGIIVQKIGLPGNPAMTLAVSGSGPLDDFTSDIVLSTDGQQRLAGQVSIGSKTPDGAPEGSPPLTTFSVALGGDIRPLLPPDYHEFFGNEVALVADGTRTASGQTTLNTLDLKSRALQLNGSAQMGTNNMPVKFDLTANLGLGNGQEVLLPISGPKTYVQSGKLDLAYDKAEGDGWKLTGRLNQLRREDGTKMLTANLSGSGRIQQASPPSAGGTVLLGINGLELSDPKLSAAAGSAVTLRTVFSWQQDKPLRLSQLALKGSGYSLNSNLTIDNISEGVTIEGAAQIDHSNLAMLSDLAGRKLGGSARMTVAGKYTVLSGAFDANLNLVGQDVSIDQPQADRALAGRSEIAISAKRDETGVTLDSLNVQTRAGTLQAQGTLASQDGKLTATLDTNDLSVLGGGYRGALAADATVTLNGDRYGVTLKGTGKSLAIGQPEADKLLAGTTNLDLRASYANGAVEVQSLDLSNPQLDVSAKGTAGETSRQIDLNARLANAALLAPGFPGPVTVSGTVVDDGSGYQLDLSGTGPGGTDAKVSGRVASNFADADLAITGQAQTALANSFIEPRSVQGPLSFDLRMNGKPGLAALSGTVTANGAKLVAPNLGMVLEDVNTQVDLSNGSAQLGLTGRLGTGGQITVNGPINLSAPYDGNLTIRFDRARLKDPELYDTRASGTITMDGPLAGGAKIAGRITLSDTELRVPSSGVGGGASVPDGIEHVGESAAVRETLKRANLLNTGQTDANGAATASGPSYPLDVTIASERGIFVRGRGLDAELGGSLRITGTTANVIPIGQFQLVRGRLDILGQRFTLDQGRIALQGALVPYIDFTATTTQDDYTISINIQGQADEPQVTFTSSPELPQDEVLARLIFGRSIDNLSALQAAQLASAVATLAGKGGEGIIGKLRKNFGLDDFDVSTDAQGNTQLKVGKYLSDNIYTDVTVGGDGTSQINLNLDVTKSLTARGTVGSDGKSGIGLYFEKNY; from the coding sequence ATGAAACGTTTCGCTATCCTTCTCGCCTTCTGCCTCACGCCGCTAGTCGCCACCGCGCAGGACAGCGCGCCGCAGACCGCGGACGGGGCAGGGGCCGCGACCGAGGAACAGACGCAGCGCGACCGCTCCTATCTGACCGGTCTGATCGAGGATAACCTCTCAGGCGCCGGGCGCACCGTGCGGCTCGACGGGTTCTCGGGCGCGCTGAGTTCGCGGGCGACCTTCGATCAGCTGACGATCTCCGACAAGGACGGCGCGTGGATCACGATCAAGGATGGCGCGCTGCAGTGGAACCGCTCGGCGCTGCTGACCGGCAAGATCGAGATCGACGAGCTCTCCGCCGCCGAGATCGACCTGCCGCGCCTGCCGACCTCCGAGGGCGGCTCGACCGCCCCCAGCCCCGAGGCCAAGCCGTTCCAGCTTCCCGATCTCCCGGTCTCGGTGAAGATCGGCAAGATCGACGCGAAGAAGGTGATCCTCGGCGAGCCGATCCTCGGGCAGGAGGCGACGGTCAAGGTGACCGGGTCGATGTCGCTCGCCGGCGGCGAGGGCAATGCCAAGCTCGACATCACCCGGACCGACACCAAGAAGGGCAAGTTCTCCCTCACCGCGTCCTACGACAATGGCACGCGCGATCTGGGCCTCGATCTGCTGGTGGATGAGGGCAAGAACGGGATCATCGTCCAGAAGATCGGCCTGCCCGGAAATCCGGCGATGACGCTGGCGGTGTCCGGCAGCGGGCCGCTCGACGATTTCACCTCCGATATCGTGCTGAGCACCGATGGCCAGCAGCGTCTGGCGGGTCAGGTCTCCATCGGCAGCAAAACGCCCGACGGCGCACCCGAGGGCAGCCCGCCGCTGACGACATTTTCCGTCGCGCTGGGCGGCGATATCCGTCCGCTTCTGCCGCCCGATTACCACGAATTCTTCGGCAACGAGGTCGCGCTGGTCGCGGATGGCACGCGCACGGCCTCGGGTCAGACCACGCTGAACACGCTCGATCTGAAATCGCGTGCGCTGCAGCTGAACGGTTCGGCGCAGATGGGCACCAACAACATGCCGGTGAAATTCGACCTCACCGCCAATCTCGGTCTCGGCAATGGCCAAGAGGTGCTGCTGCCGATCTCGGGGCCGAAAACCTATGTGCAGTCGGGCAAGCTCGACCTCGCCTATGACAAGGCCGAAGGCGATGGCTGGAAACTGACGGGCCGTCTGAACCAGCTGCGTCGCGAGGATGGCACCAAGATGCTGACCGCGAACCTCTCGGGCTCGGGCCGCATCCAGCAGGCCTCGCCGCCCTCTGCGGGTGGCACCGTGCTCTTGGGCATCAACGGGCTGGAGCTGTCCGATCCGAAGCTGAGCGCGGCGGCAGGCAGCGCCGTCACCTTGCGCACCGTCTTCTCGTGGCAGCAGGACAAGCCGCTGCGCCTGTCGCAACTGGCGCTGAAAGGCTCCGGCTACAGCCTGAATTCCAACCTCACGATCGACAATATCAGCGAGGGCGTCACCATCGAGGGCGCGGCGCAGATCGACCATTCCAACCTCGCGATGTTGTCGGATCTGGCAGGGCGCAAGCTCGGCGGATCGGCGCGGATGACGGTCGCGGGGAAATACACCGTCCTCAGCGGTGCCTTCGACGCCAATCTCAACCTCGTCGGTCAGGACGTCTCGATCGACCAGCCGCAGGCGGATCGTGCGCTGGCGGGCCGGTCGGAAATCGCGATCTCGGCCAAGCGCGACGAGACCGGGGTGACGCTGGATTCGCTCAACGTGCAGACGCGGGCGGGCACGCTTCAGGCGCAGGGCACCTTGGCCAGTCAGGATGGCAAGCTGACCGCCACGCTCGACACCAATGACCTCTCGGTTCTGGGCGGCGGCTATCGCGGCGCGCTGGCGGCCGATGCGACGGTGACGCTGAACGGCGATCGCTACGGCGTGACGTTGAAGGGCACCGGAAAATCCCTCGCGATAGGCCAGCCCGAGGCCGACAAGCTTCTGGCCGGGACGACCAACCTCGATCTGCGAGCGAGCTACGCCAATGGCGCGGTCGAGGTGCAAAGTCTCGACCTGAGCAATCCGCAGCTCGACGTCTCGGCGAAAGGCACTGCGGGGGAGACCTCGCGCCAGATCGATCTCAACGCGCGTCTGGCCAATGCGGCCCTGCTCGCGCCGGGCTTCCCGGGGCCGGTGACGGTGTCGGGCACGGTGGTCGACGACGGCAGCGGCTATCAGCTGGACCTCTCGGGGACCGGGCCGGGCGGTACCGATGCGAAAGTGTCGGGCCGCGTGGCGTCGAATTTCGCCGATGCCGATCTCGCAATCACCGGGCAGGCGCAGACCGCGCTCGCTAACAGCTTCATCGAGCCGCGCTCGGTTCAGGGCCCGCTCAGCTTCGATCTGCGGATGAACGGAAAGCCGGGGCTGGCGGCGCTGTCGGGTACGGTGACGGCGAATGGCGCGAAACTCGTCGCGCCCAATCTCGGCATGGTGCTGGAAGACGTGAACACCCAGGTGGACCTGTCGAACGGGTCTGCGCAGCTTGGCCTGACCGGGCGGCTCGGCACGGGCGGGCAGATCACCGTCAACGGCCCGATCAACCTCTCCGCGCCTTACGACGGCAATCTGACGATCCGCTTCGACCGCGCGCGGCTGAAGGACCCCGAGCTTTATGACACCCGCGCTTCGGGCACGATCACGATGGACGGGCCGCTTGCGGGCGGCGCGAAGATCGCCGGGCGCATCACGCTGAGCGATACCGAATTGCGGGTGCCCTCCTCGGGTGTCGGCGGCGGAGCGTCGGTGCCCGACGGGATCGAGCATGTCGGCGAAAGCGCGGCGGTGCGCGAGACGCTGAAGCGCGCCAACCTGCTCAATACCGGGCAGACGGATGCGAATGGCGCCGCCACGGCGTCGGGCCCGTCCTATCCGCTCGATGTCACCATCGCCTCCGAGCGCGGCATCTTCGTGCGCGGCCGCGGTCTGGACGCGGAACTTGGCGGCTCGCTGCGGATCACCGGCACCACCGCGAACGTGATCCCGATCGGGCAGTTCCAGCTGGTGCGCGGGCGGCTCGACATTCTGGGCCAGCGTTTCACGCTCGATCAGGGCCGGATCGCGCTGCAAGGCGCGCTGGTGCCCTATATCGACTTCACCGCGACCACGACGCAGGACGATTACACGATCTCGATCAACATTCAGGGGCAGGCGGACGAACCGCAGGTGACCTTCACTTCCTCGCCCGAGCTACCGCAGGACGAGGTTCTCGCGCGGCTGATCTTCGGGCGGTCGATCGACAATCTCTCGGCCTTGCAGGCGGCGCAGTTGGCCTCGGCGGTCGCGACGCTCGCGGGCAAGGGCGGCGAAGGGATCATCGGCAAGCTGCGGAAGAATTTCGGGCTGGATGATTTCGACGTCTCGACCGATGCGCAGGGCAACACCCAGCTCAAGGTCGGGAAATACCTGTCGGACAATATCTATACCGATGTCACCGTGGGCGGCGACGGCACCTCGCAGATCAATCTCAATCTGGATGTGACCAAGAGCCTCACCGCGCGCGGCACCGTCGGCTCCGACGGCAAGAGCGGCATCGGCCTCTATTTCGAGAAGAACTACTGA
- a CDS encoding autotransporter assembly complex family protein gives MGPKTIRVFHLSVAALAILATPALAYSLKFNTPGASDDLRNTIKGASLLVQSADDDSKDAQDVLSEARADYNRIVSALFAEGRYSGTVSIKLDGREAASIPPLDAPSKVNNVTVTVTPGPEFTFSRADIAPVAPKTDLPEGYKVGAVAKSGVIVDAASAATTGWRDAGHAKAKVSYQNIVADHRANQLASDVRLAPGPLVTFGQLETSGNKRLRTKRLREIAGFPTGEVYDPKKLDKVQSRLQRTGIFSSVAITEAKTLNPDDSLDVNLAVVEQKKRKLGLGAELSSSDGLGLNGYWLHRNLFGGGERFRVDAGISGIGGATGGTDYSIGARIDRPATFNPETSAYITTEISQKNEEDYTENAFDIGFGLTRIFNDKLTGDVSINYGWSKVTDDSGETYFRQVYLPTKLTWDDRDNKLDPTKGYYIQAGVTPFVGIGGDTGTGAQVTGDLRAYRGFGQDNRFVLAGRVQLGGVYGSDLEETPRDYLFYSGGGGTVRGQPYQSLGVEVLDGGTLKTGGTEFVGFQGEARIGITDKIGAVAFYDYGYIAGGGESGSQAGAGLGLRYKTGIGPIRLDVGFPVSGGTGSGAQLYIGIGQAF, from the coding sequence ATGGGACCGAAGACCATCCGAGTTTTTCATTTGAGCGTGGCGGCGCTTGCGATCCTCGCGACCCCGGCACTCGCATATTCGTTGAAGTTCAATACCCCCGGCGCGTCGGACGATTTGCGCAATACGATCAAGGGCGCGTCGCTTCTGGTGCAATCCGCAGACGACGACAGCAAGGACGCGCAGGACGTGCTTTCCGAGGCGCGCGCCGACTATAACCGGATCGTTTCGGCGCTGTTCGCCGAGGGGCGGTATTCCGGCACCGTGTCGATCAAGCTCGACGGGCGCGAGGCCGCCTCGATTCCGCCGCTCGATGCGCCTTCCAAGGTGAACAACGTCACCGTGACCGTGACGCCGGGCCCCGAGTTTACCTTCTCGCGCGCCGATATCGCGCCGGTCGCGCCGAAAACCGATCTGCCCGAGGGCTACAAGGTCGGTGCGGTCGCGAAATCGGGCGTGATCGTCGATGCGGCGAGCGCGGCGACGACCGGCTGGCGGGATGCGGGCCATGCCAAGGCCAAGGTCTCCTATCAGAACATCGTCGCGGATCACCGCGCCAATCAGCTGGCCTCCGACGTGCGTCTGGCACCGGGGCCGCTGGTGACCTTCGGGCAGCTCGAGACCTCCGGCAACAAGCGTCTCCGCACGAAGCGCCTGCGCGAGATCGCGGGTTTCCCCACTGGCGAGGTCTATGATCCGAAGAAGCTCGATAAGGTTCAGTCGCGGCTGCAGCGCACCGGGATTTTCTCGTCGGTCGCGATCACCGAGGCGAAGACGCTCAACCCCGATGACAGTCTCGATGTGAACCTCGCCGTGGTCGAGCAGAAGAAGCGCAAGCTCGGCCTCGGCGCGGAACTCAGCTCCAGCGACGGGCTCGGCCTGAACGGCTACTGGCTGCACCGCAACCTCTTCGGCGGCGGCGAACGCTTCCGCGTCGATGCGGGCATCTCGGGCATCGGCGGCGCGACGGGCGGCACGGATTACTCGATCGGTGCGCGGATCGACCGCCCGGCGACCTTCAACCCGGAAACCAGCGCCTATATCACGACCGAGATCAGCCAGAAGAACGAAGAGGATTACACCGAGAACGCCTTCGATATCGGCTTCGGTCTGACGCGGATCTTCAACGACAAGCTGACCGGCGACGTCTCGATCAATTACGGCTGGTCCAAGGTGACCGACGATTCCGGCGAGACCTATTTCCGGCAAGTTTACCTGCCGACGAAACTCACCTGGGACGATCGCGACAACAAGCTCGATCCGACCAAGGGCTATTACATTCAGGCCGGCGTGACGCCCTTCGTGGGGATCGGCGGCGATACCGGCACCGGGGCGCAGGTCACCGGCGATCTGCGCGCTTATCGGGGCTTCGGACAGGACAATCGCTTCGTGCTCGCGGGCCGCGTGCAACTTGGCGGGGTCTATGGCTCCGATCTCGAGGAAACCCCGCGCGACTATCTGTTCTATTCGGGCGGCGGCGGCACCGTGCGCGGCCAGCCCTACCAGTCGCTTGGCGTCGAGGTGCTCGACGGCGGCACGCTGAAGACCGGCGGCACCGAATTCGTGGGCTTCCAGGGCGAGGCGCGCATCGGCATCACCGACAAGATCGGCGCGGTCGCCTTCTACGACTACGGCTATATCGCGGGCGGCGGCGAGTCGGGCTCGCAGGCGGGCGCGGGTCTCGGCCTGCGCTACAAGACGGGCATCGGCCCGATCCGCCTCGATGTCGGCTTCCCGGTCTCGGGCGGCACCGGATCGGGGGCACAACTCTATATCGGTATCGGGCAGGCTTTCTGA
- a CDS encoding PhoX family phosphatase, with product MSLRTTLLQATAIAVLPLAAHAGDISFSPVPFAKDDAAKRQAIASDTVTIDGKDYKIGYHVMARSGDKIGDNTFALLTDKDGNPVKSADGSEHISDSADFTSLLRQGDKLYSVTHFESRPGAMYLSEVSQDADGNLKLVSTKPIDFSEYHGLWVPCAGSVTPWETHLGSEEYPADARAIEAATSLDEIDDYDFPMVRYAGVNPEGMTLEQFRDAYKPYRYGYPTEITVSEDGSAKADKHFAMGRVAVELAYVMPDQKTAYISDDGTNVGLFRFEADTAGDLSAGTLYAAKWNQTSAENGGAADLEWVDLGHADDATIQKAIEAGTQFSDLFETAEMGEDGSCADGFSASNAEGNPECLKVKDGMDAIASRLETRRYASMKGATTEFRKMEGITYDADKHQMYLSMSAVEKGMEDGAKQDLGGMNAIKLPKNKCGTVYSLSLDDKFTATKMMGLISGKPLTEEHKVKAQDASCDPAHDMCGDTAELNSCDINGIANPDNITYIPGYNTLIIGEDTGSGHQNDAIWAMNTDTKELTRILSTPYGSETTSTYWYPNVNGHGYLMAVIQHPYGESDEDKLTDPAQARAYVGYVGPFPQMDATAKTQ from the coding sequence ATGTCGCTTCGTACGACCCTCCTCCAAGCCACCGCTATCGCTGTGCTGCCGCTTGCGGCGCATGCCGGTGACATCTCTTTCTCGCCCGTTCCTTTCGCCAAGGACGACGCCGCCAAACGTCAGGCCATCGCTTCCGACACCGTCACCATCGACGGCAAGGATTACAAGATCGGCTATCACGTGATGGCGCGCTCGGGCGACAAGATCGGTGACAACACCTTCGCCCTGCTGACCGACAAGGACGGCAACCCGGTCAAGTCGGCCGACGGCTCCGAGCATATCTCGGACTCCGCCGATTTCACCTCGCTCCTCCGTCAGGGCGACAAGCTCTATTCGGTGACGCATTTCGAGTCGCGCCCCGGTGCGATGTATCTCAGCGAAGTCAGCCAGGATGCGGATGGCAACCTGAAGCTGGTCTCGACCAAGCCGATCGACTTCTCCGAATATCACGGTCTCTGGGTGCCCTGCGCGGGTTCGGTGACGCCGTGGGAGACCCATCTGGGCTCGGAAGAATATCCGGCCGATGCGCGCGCGATCGAAGCGGCGACCTCGCTCGACGAGATCGACGATTACGATTTCCCGATGGTGCGCTATGCGGGCGTGAACCCCGAGGGCATGACCCTCGAGCAGTTCCGCGACGCCTACAAGCCCTATCGCTATGGCTACCCGACCGAGATCACCGTCTCGGAAGACGGCTCGGCCAAGGCTGACAAGCATTTCGCGATGGGCCGCGTGGCGGTCGAGCTGGCCTATGTCATGCCCGACCAGAAAACCGCCTATATCTCGGATGACGGCACCAATGTCGGCCTGTTCCGCTTTGAAGCCGACACCGCAGGCGACCTGAGCGCCGGGACGCTGTATGCGGCCAAGTGGAACCAGACCTCGGCAGAAAATGGCGGCGCGGCCGATCTGGAATGGGTCGATCTGGGCCATGCCGACGATGCGACGATCCAGAAGGCGATCGAAGCCGGCACCCAGTTCTCGGATCTCTTCGAGACCGCCGAGATGGGCGAGGACGGTTCCTGCGCCGACGGGTTCTCGGCTTCGAACGCCGAAGGCAATCCCGAGTGTCTGAAGGTCAAGGACGGCATGGATGCGATCGCCTCGCGTCTGGAAACCCGTCGCTACGCTTCGATGAAGGGCGCCACGACCGAGTTCCGCAAGATGGAAGGCATCACCTACGATGCCGACAAGCATCAGATGTATCTGTCGATGTCGGCTGTCGAGAAGGGCATGGAAGACGGTGCCAAGCAGGATCTGGGCGGGATGAACGCGATCAAGCTGCCCAAGAACAAGTGCGGCACGGTCTACTCGCTCTCGCTGGACGACAAGTTCACCGCGACGAAGATGATGGGTCTGATCTCGGGCAAGCCGCTCACCGAAGAGCACAAGGTCAAGGCGCAGGACGCAAGCTGCGACCCGGCGCATGACATGTGCGGCGACACGGCCGAGCTGAACAGCTGCGATATCAACGGCATCGCGAACCCGGACAACATCACCTACATCCCGGGCTACAACACGCTGATCATCGGTGAAGACACCGGTTCGGGCCACCAGAACGACGCGATCTGGGCGATGAACACCGACACCAAGGAGCTGACCCGCATCCTGTCGACGCCCTACGGTTCGGAAACCACCTCGACCTACTGGTATCCGAACGTTAACGGCCACGGCTACCTGATGGCGGTCATCCAGCACCCCTATGGCGAGAGCGACGAAGACAAGCTGACCGACCCGGCGCAGGCGCGTGCCTATGTGGGTTACGTCGGTCCGTTCCCGCAGATGGATGCCACCGCGAAGACCCAGTAA
- a CDS encoding phage holin family protein — protein sequence MSHHDTEDPDGHEGRGTVSDLLNRVIEQTREIARTEAELVRAEAAHRAGLARNAVILGAIALVFALGAIFPLTQSAIYGLEWAGLDRGPATLIVGAVLLILGIISALIAAAKLRKVSSPPTRLKENLSADAQALKESFK from the coding sequence ATGAGTCACCACGATACCGAGGACCCTGACGGCCACGAAGGCCGCGGAACGGTGAGCGATTTGCTCAATCGCGTGATCGAGCAAACGCGCGAGATCGCACGAACCGAAGCGGAATTGGTCCGTGCCGAAGCTGCCCACCGGGCCGGCCTCGCACGCAATGCCGTCATCCTCGGTGCGATCGCTCTGGTCTTCGCTCTTGGTGCGATCTTCCCCCTCACGCAATCCGCCATCTACGGGTTGGAATGGGCCGGTCTCGATCGGGGGCCCGCCACGCTTATCGTCGGCGCGGTGCTTCTGATCCTCGGCATCATCTCGGCGCTCATCGCCGCGGCGAAGCTGCGCAAAGTGTCGAGCCCGCCCACCCGTCTCAAGGAAAACCTGTCTGCTGACGCGCAGGCGCTGAAGGAGAGTTTCAAATGA